The following is a genomic window from Vibrio cyclitrophicus.
CTCATGCGAGCGCTTCAGTTTTAGTTGAGCAGCTGACTGGCTTACAAATCCCTATAGATCATCTACCACAGTGGTTCCTTGGTATTCCTGACCAAGCCGACTCGTATCAACTAAACAGCACTAACACACTTGAATCTCTATCCAAACGAGTAAGCAATCAATTATGGACTCTCAGTTTTGACAACTATCGCAATACAGAGCTTCCAAATGAGCAAGTGCCCGAAGACACAGATGCCATTGCAGAGTTAATTCCTCTGCCAACTCGATTGTCATTCAAGCAAGACGATAGCAAAATCAACATTGTAGTTTCGAAGTGGACTCTGAAAAAATGATTACTACGCCAACGATCTGGCCTTCCCCAGCTAAACTAAATTTATTTCTTTATATCACTGGTCAACGTGACAATGGCTACCACGAACTTCAAACCCTATTCCAATTTGTCGATTTTGGCGATGAACTGACGGTTACTGCAAATGAAGAAACGAGTGCAATCACAATAACACCTGATATTCCGGGTGTTGCGCTTGAGGACAACCTAATTTGGAAAGCCGCAACGGCACTTCAACAATATACCTCAACGTTTTTTGGTGCTGATATCGAACTAAAGAAAGTGCTTCCGATGGGAGGAGGCATTGGTGGTGGCTCTTCTAATGCTGCAACCGTGTTAGTCGCGCTTAACCATTTATGGCAACTCAACCTGTCTGATGATCAACTCGCAGAGATCGGTTTGAAGCTTGGTGCTGACGTCCCTGTATTCGTTAGAGGCCACGCCGCCTTTGCTGAAGGGGTTGGAGAACAATTGTCACCAGCTAATCCGGATGAAAAATGGTATCTAGTTGTCAAACCTCAAGTGAGCATAGCAACTG
Proteins encoded in this region:
- the ispE gene encoding 4-(cytidine 5'-diphospho)-2-C-methyl-D-erythritol kinase, encoding MITTPTIWPSPAKLNLFLYITGQRDNGYHELQTLFQFVDFGDELTVTANEETSAITITPDIPGVALEDNLIWKAATALQQYTSTFFGADIELKKVLPMGGGIGGGSSNAATVLVALNHLWQLNLSDDQLAEIGLKLGADVPVFVRGHAAFAEGVGEQLSPANPDEKWYLVVKPQVSIATADIFKHSELTRNTPKRALATLLEQEYVNDCEKIVRMLYPEVDKQLSWLLQYAPSRLTGTGSCVFAEFSSKKEAESVREQLPDTVSAFIAKGRNISPLKETLAEYQSAHPQSI
- the lolB gene encoding lipoprotein insertase outer membrane protein LolB; this encodes MSKLRKITSLIFMTIIMVGCSSIPEQPTSVEWQSHQNRLLQIENYQASGKLAYISPEQRQSLNFIWKHSPTQSQLRLTTFLGQTALNLTIDSAGAKVVTYDDQVFTHASASVLVEQLTGLQIPIDHLPQWFLGIPDQADSYQLNSTNTLESLSKRVSNQLWTLSFDNYRNTELPNEQVPEDTDAIAELIPLPTRLSFKQDDSKINIVVSKWTLKK